One part of the Cyclobacteriaceae bacterium genome encodes these proteins:
- a CDS encoding flavin reductase family protein, with translation MIIDPKEISVPKVHGYLLGAVAPRPIAFASTIDQAGNINLSPFSFFNCFGANPPILVFSPARRGRDNTTKHTYENVLDVPEVVINMVNYSMVQQTSLASTEYPKGVNEFVKAGFTQVPSVKVKPPRVGESPVSFECKVLQVIPTGEQGAAGILVICEVILMHIKDEVLDGDGKIDPFKLDAVARMGSDWYCRATGDSLFRLPQPGNKIGIGIDQLPENIRMSKILTGNDLAMLANTEQIPEPDIHNLTQHEREVHKQGREAIEQLAHQYLKAGRVTDAWRVLLS, from the coding sequence ATGATTATTGATCCTAAAGAAATTTCTGTACCCAAAGTGCATGGTTACTTACTTGGTGCTGTTGCGCCACGACCAATTGCTTTTGCCAGTACTATTGATCAGGCGGGAAACATAAACCTCAGCCCTTTTAGTTTTTTCAATTGCTTCGGGGCCAACCCACCTATATTGGTTTTTTCACCTGCGCGAAGAGGCCGAGATAACACTACCAAGCATACCTACGAAAATGTTTTAGACGTACCCGAAGTGGTTATCAACATGGTCAATTATTCCATGGTACAGCAAACTTCGTTGGCCAGTACAGAATATCCGAAAGGCGTTAATGAATTTGTTAAAGCCGGATTTACACAGGTGCCATCGGTTAAAGTAAAACCACCCCGGGTAGGGGAATCACCTGTATCGTTTGAATGTAAGGTACTTCAAGTAATTCCTACTGGTGAGCAAGGTGCAGCGGGTATACTGGTAATATGTGAAGTAATACTCATGCACATCAAAGACGAGGTGTTGGATGGAGATGGAAAAATTGACCCTTTCAAATTAGATGCTGTTGCACGGATGGGAAGTGACTGGTATTGTCGCGCCACTGGTGATAGCTTATTTCGCTTACCTCAGCCGGGGAATAAAATTGGAATAGGTATTGATCAACTACCTGAAAATATTCGCATGAGCAAAATTTTAACAGGTAATGACTTGGCTATGCTGGCCAATACGGAACAGATTCCTGAACCGGATATTCACAACCTCACCCAGCATGAGCGTGAAGTTCACAAACAAGGAAGGGAAGCTATAGAGCAACTGGCTCACCAATATCTGAAGGCTGGTAGAGTGACAGATGCATGGAGGGTTTTGTTAAGTTAA
- a CDS encoding pyruvate dehydrogenase complex E1 component subunit beta, with protein MREIQFREALREAMSEEMRRDPSVFLMGEEVAEYNGAYKVSQGMLDEFGPERVIDTPIAELGFTGLGIGAAMNGLRPIVEFMTFNFSLVAIDQIINSAAKMYSMSGGQYHVPIVFRGATGNAGQLGAQHSQNFENWYANCPGLKVVVPSNPYDAKGLLKTSIRDNDPVIFMESELMYGDKGEVPQEEYLIPIGQADIKRAGTDVTVVSFGKIIKVALAAAAELEKDGISVEVVDLRSVRPIDYATVVESVKKTNRLVIVEEAWPLASISSEITYHVQKHAFDYLDAPIHRITSADAPLPYAPTLIQAILPNVERTVKAIKQVLYKD; from the coding sequence ATGCGAGAAATACAATTCCGGGAAGCATTACGTGAAGCGATGAGCGAAGAAATGCGCAGGGATCCTAGCGTATTCCTGATGGGTGAAGAGGTGGCTGAATACAACGGTGCCTACAAAGTAAGCCAGGGCATGCTGGATGAATTTGGACCGGAGCGCGTAATCGATACGCCCATTGCCGAACTGGGCTTTACAGGGCTAGGTATTGGTGCGGCTATGAACGGACTTCGGCCTATTGTAGAGTTCATGACATTTAATTTCTCGCTGGTGGCCATTGATCAGATCATTAACTCGGCTGCCAAAATGTATTCTATGTCTGGTGGGCAGTACCATGTTCCTATTGTTTTTAGGGGAGCAACCGGTAATGCCGGACAATTAGGAGCACAACACTCGCAAAATTTTGAAAACTGGTATGCCAACTGCCCAGGTTTAAAGGTAGTTGTGCCTTCAAATCCATACGATGCAAAAGGTCTGCTTAAAACATCGATACGGGATAACGACCCTGTTATTTTTATGGAATCGGAGCTGATGTATGGCGATAAAGGCGAAGTTCCACAAGAAGAATACCTGATACCCATTGGGCAGGCAGACATTAAACGGGCCGGGACCGATGTTACAGTAGTTTCCTTTGGCAAAATTATAAAGGTGGCGCTGGCGGCTGCGGCCGAACTAGAAAAAGATGGCATCTCCGTTGAAGTGGTCGATCTGCGCAGCGTCAGGCCAATTGATTACGCTACTGTAGTAGAATCCGTTAAGAAAACGAATCGACTGGTAATTGTAGAAGAAGCATGGCCGTTGGCTTCTATTTCCAGTGAAATTACCTATCACGTACAAAAGCATGCCTTTGACTACCTGGATGCCCCGATTCATCGCATTACCAGTGCGGATGCGCCACTACCTTACGCACCAACTTTAATTCAAGCCATTTTACCGAATGTAGAACGTACGGTTAAGGCAATTAAACAGGTATTATATAAAGACTAA
- a CDS encoding PspC domain-containing protein — MVDKLQLFLEEYTFGVCARLGEKFGIATSTIRLFFIYASFITFGSPVIIYLALAFIMNLRKSLRKRSPIWDF, encoded by the coding sequence ATGGTTGATAAACTTCAATTATTTTTGGAGGAATACACTTTTGGCGTGTGCGCCCGGCTAGGTGAAAAATTTGGGATAGCCACCTCAACCATACGACTGTTCTTTATTTATGCCTCCTTCATTACTTTCGGATCGCCAGTGATTATTTACCTGGCCTTGGCCTTTATTATGAACCTGCGCAAGTCATTGCGCAAAAGAAGCCCTATTTGGGATTTTTAA
- a CDS encoding glycosyltransferase family 2 protein translates to MSKVSVVILNYNGEKLLKQFLPIVVEHTANATIVVADNGSSDQSIPYVKKNFPTVEVIQLDKNYGFCGGYNLALKKINTPYYVLLNSDIEVTPGWLEPMITLLENEPQVAAVQPKILSYHQKDQFEYAGAGGGFIDTLGYPFCRGRIFNHTEKDEGQYNDTREVFWASGACLVIRSDTYHSLGGLDETFFAHMEEIDLCWKIHRMGKKVSYCGLSTVFHVGAGTLPRNNPRKTYYNFRNGLSLIYKHLPTAQLLYKLPLRLLLDMVAALKFMLEGHVNDGIAVIKAILHFLKSLPGTQRQRTMLREVYPYSLDKVFRGMIIVDYYLLGKKSIPFKNPK, encoded by the coding sequence TTGAGTAAGGTATCCGTTGTCATATTAAATTATAATGGCGAGAAATTGCTCAAGCAGTTTCTCCCGATCGTGGTTGAACACACCGCCAATGCTACTATTGTTGTGGCCGACAACGGATCTTCTGATCAATCTATCCCTTATGTTAAAAAGAACTTTCCAACTGTTGAGGTTATTCAACTTGACAAAAACTATGGTTTCTGTGGTGGATACAACCTGGCCTTGAAAAAAATCAATACACCTTATTATGTCCTGTTAAACTCCGATATCGAAGTGACACCCGGATGGCTGGAGCCGATGATCACCCTATTGGAAAACGAGCCCCAGGTTGCGGCCGTGCAGCCGAAGATATTGTCCTACCACCAGAAAGATCAGTTCGAATATGCCGGTGCCGGTGGTGGATTTATCGATACGTTGGGTTATCCTTTTTGCCGGGGAAGGATTTTTAACCATACCGAAAAAGATGAGGGGCAATACAATGATACCCGCGAGGTGTTCTGGGCTTCTGGTGCATGCCTGGTCATCAGGAGCGATACCTACCATTCCCTGGGGGGCCTTGATGAGACATTTTTCGCCCACATGGAAGAAATCGATTTATGTTGGAAAATCCACCGAATGGGCAAAAAGGTATCCTATTGTGGTTTAAGTACAGTTTTTCATGTAGGTGCCGGTACCCTGCCGCGTAACAACCCGCGCAAAACCTATTACAACTTCCGTAATGGGCTCAGCCTCATCTATAAACACCTGCCCACGGCCCAACTCCTGTATAAACTACCCCTCCGTTTGCTGCTTGATATGGTTGCTGCCCTAAAATTTATGCTTGAAGGGCATGTAAACGATGGCATAGCGGTTATCAAAGCCATACTGCACTTTCTAAAATCCCTTCCCGGCACACAGCGTCAGCGCACAATGCTTAGGGAGGTATACCCGTACAGCCTTGACAAGGTTTTCCGCGGGATGATTATCGTAGACTACTACCTGTTGGGGAAAAAATCTATACCATTTAAAAATCCCAAATAG
- a CDS encoding YbaB/EbfC family nucleoid-associated protein, whose amino-acid sequence MFDMMKMMGKMKEVQARIKEAQDNLDKITAHGESGGGMVKATVNGKRKLLAVDIDPSLLKADDKIIVQDLVIAAVNKASEEAELLAKEELRKSTEGLLPNIPGMDLSGMMG is encoded by the coding sequence ATGTTCGACATGATGAAAATGATGGGCAAAATGAAAGAGGTGCAGGCCCGTATAAAAGAAGCACAAGACAACTTAGATAAGATTACAGCCCATGGCGAGTCGGGCGGAGGCATGGTTAAGGCAACTGTAAATGGAAAACGTAAACTATTAGCGGTTGATATTGACCCATCGTTATTGAAAGCCGATGATAAAATTATTGTTCAGGACCTGGTCATTGCAGCCGTGAACAAGGCCTCAGAAGAAGCAGAACTACTGGCTAAAGAAGAACTTCGTAAAAGCACTGAAGGGTTATTGCCCAATATACCCGGCATGGACCTTAGCGGCATGATGGGCTAA
- a CDS encoding gliding motility-associated C-terminal domain-containing protein produces MIIRLVISLLVLFPLLAQAQYISRLGRFSVDERKGCTPLTVTITNTNLITTGFCTGGNPCDIDWGDNSTPQQNIFVHTYTQPGTYLLRVLYQNLGIDDIQIVVTPNTPPAFDVYTCGGNQVQVRVTDTNYDAYIINFNDGSPEVQVPKGAAAVSNHTYATSGNKTISVRGKDVNADDNCGSNTLPVNALAVLPPPFINELTVINSTSIALNYTAAPNILYRLEVATNNNTAFQLAQTLYNASTTSLTNLRPDDNYYCFRLGAFDPCNNTTVYSNIICSADLNAVAQNNQNNLTWATNATGISNFSINRDGLPAGTTATSSFIDNNVVCKTEYCYQLTSNYTNGSRSISLVKCVTAFSTDIPTAINNATAQVTATGLDLTWPQDPAFQPIDYSVLRKPGSGNFQLIGKPTLAQYFDNAYTTLDEFCYRVNYVDVCGNSAPQGIEICPIRLTGNLTPENYSSLSWSGYEGWLNGVNQYILEKYNLQGQLLQTIPLGAGTLTYLDSDVNPNEQVYRYIVRANANQAGLGQAVSNEIELKKEPKLFYPTAFTPDKQGPVQNEEFRVFGQYIARFEMQIFNRWGELLFSTSDIDVGWDGTFRGKDQPEGTYAFVARLTDLSGTSFTRSGSVVLLRKR; encoded by the coding sequence ATGATTATCCGGCTTGTAATTAGTCTGTTGGTACTATTCCCCCTGTTGGCACAGGCACAATACATAAGTCGCCTGGGCCGCTTTTCGGTTGATGAGCGCAAAGGTTGTACACCCCTTACTGTTACCATTACCAACACCAACCTTATTACAACGGGCTTTTGTACCGGTGGCAACCCCTGCGATATTGATTGGGGCGATAACTCCACCCCACAGCAAAATATATTTGTACATACCTACACCCAACCGGGCACTTACTTGTTACGGGTTTTATACCAGAACCTTGGCATCGATGACATACAAATAGTGGTTACCCCAAACACACCTCCGGCTTTTGATGTGTACACTTGTGGCGGAAACCAGGTGCAGGTTCGCGTTACCGATACCAACTACGATGCCTACATTATAAATTTCAATGATGGCAGCCCGGAAGTACAGGTGCCAAAAGGTGCCGCGGCTGTCAGTAACCATACCTACGCAACCAGCGGAAATAAAACCATTTCTGTTCGGGGGAAGGATGTAAATGCAGACGACAATTGCGGATCAAACACCTTACCGGTAAATGCATTGGCCGTGTTACCGCCACCATTCATCAACGAACTTACCGTTATCAATTCAACTTCAATTGCACTCAATTACACGGCCGCACCCAATATCTTATACCGGCTTGAAGTCGCTACCAACAACAACACTGCTTTTCAACTTGCACAAACACTTTATAATGCCTCCACAACATCGCTTACCAATCTTAGGCCTGATGATAATTACTATTGCTTCCGGTTAGGAGCATTCGATCCTTGCAATAATACCACGGTCTACTCCAACATTATTTGCAGTGCCGATTTGAATGCTGTAGCTCAGAATAATCAGAATAACCTGACTTGGGCAACAAACGCAACCGGTATTTCAAATTTTTCCATTAATCGCGATGGGTTACCGGCAGGAACAACCGCCACTTCTTCTTTTATCGACAATAATGTGGTCTGCAAAACAGAGTACTGCTATCAACTCACTTCAAACTATACCAATGGTAGCCGAAGTATTTCCCTTGTTAAGTGTGTTACTGCCTTTTCAACCGATATACCAACGGCTATCAATAACGCCACAGCACAAGTAACGGCAACAGGACTTGATCTGACCTGGCCTCAGGATCCGGCTTTTCAACCCATTGATTATAGTGTTTTAAGAAAACCCGGTAGCGGTAATTTTCAGCTTATTGGTAAACCCACCCTGGCCCAGTATTTTGATAACGCGTACACTACCCTTGATGAATTCTGTTATCGGGTGAACTACGTTGACGTGTGTGGCAACAGCGCACCACAGGGGATTGAAATTTGTCCGATCAGGTTAACCGGAAACCTTACACCCGAAAATTACTCATCCCTTAGCTGGTCAGGCTACGAGGGATGGCTGAATGGAGTCAATCAGTATATACTCGAAAAATATAACCTTCAGGGCCAGTTACTGCAAACTATACCGCTTGGAGCTGGTACTTTAACCTATCTGGATTCCGATGTAAATCCTAACGAACAAGTTTATCGCTACATCGTAAGGGCCAACGCAAACCAGGCTGGTTTAGGCCAGGCTGTTTCCAATGAAATTGAATTAAAAAAGGAACCAAAATTATTTTACCCAACGGCTTTTACCCCCGACAAACAAGGGCCAGTGCAAAATGAAGAGTTCCGCGTTTTCGGTCAATACATTGCCCGGTTTGAAATGCAAATCTTCAACCGTTGGGGCGAACTACTCTTCTCCACCAGCGACATTGATGTTGGGTGGGACGGTACATTCAGGGGAAAAGACCAACCCGAAGGGACATACGCTTTCGTTGCGCGGTTAACCGACCTGTCGGGAACATCGTTTACACGAAGCGGCTCGGTTGTATTACTGCGGAAGAGATAG
- the hutH gene encoding histidine ammonia-lyase translates to MKKKHAISSRELTLDDLSTLAFSDIEITLSDEAKQKINHCRDYLDEKLKNTTHPIYGINTGFGSLYNTYIAHDQLEKLQENLVKSHACGAGPEIPDEIVRLMLFLKVQSLAYGYSGVQLQTVQRLADYFNHKVYPVIYEMGSLGASGDLAPLAHLALTLIGHGEVHHQGKLLTGKEINEHFNWEPVHFKAKEGLALLNGTQFMSAYGVWCTLHAHRLIKLANIIGALSLDAFDGRIDPFLPNVHAIRPQKGQVNVAAEFLSLLEGSDLINQKKKHVQDPYSFRCIPQVHGASLDAINHVTGIILTEVNSVTDNPNVFPEDDAIISGGNFHGQPLALSLDYLAMALAELGSISERRIYQLISGSRDLPNYLVANPGINSGMMIPQYTAASLVSQNKQLCTPASVDSIVSSNGQEDHVSMGANAATKAHRVVNNLYSILAIELTVAAQALHFRRPSKTSPKLEKIVDTFRQAVPFVEEDRVLHHDLVSAERFIRELNIS, encoded by the coding sequence TTGAAAAAAAAGCACGCTATATCTTCCCGGGAGCTCACGCTTGATGATCTGAGCACATTAGCGTTCAGTGATATTGAAATTACCTTATCCGATGAAGCCAAACAAAAAATCAATCACTGCCGTGATTACCTGGACGAAAAGCTAAAAAATACCACCCATCCGATTTATGGTATCAACACCGGCTTTGGCTCGTTGTACAATACCTATATCGCACACGATCAACTTGAAAAACTCCAGGAGAATCTAGTGAAGTCGCATGCCTGCGGTGCAGGGCCGGAAATTCCTGATGAAATCGTAAGACTCATGCTGTTCCTGAAAGTTCAGTCCTTGGCTTATGGTTACTCAGGCGTTCAGTTGCAAACCGTTCAACGACTGGCCGATTATTTCAATCATAAAGTTTACCCGGTTATCTATGAAATGGGCTCACTGGGTGCGTCAGGCGACCTGGCACCTTTAGCGCACCTGGCGCTAACGCTTATCGGGCATGGTGAAGTACACCATCAAGGCAAATTGCTTACAGGCAAAGAAATCAACGAGCACTTCAACTGGGAGCCAGTCCATTTCAAAGCAAAAGAGGGATTGGCACTTTTAAATGGAACACAGTTTATGAGTGCCTATGGTGTGTGGTGCACATTACATGCACACAGGCTGATTAAACTTGCAAATATTATCGGTGCACTTTCGTTGGATGCATTTGACGGCCGGATTGATCCGTTTCTGCCGAACGTTCATGCTATTCGCCCACAGAAAGGACAGGTAAATGTCGCTGCAGAATTTCTATCCTTACTGGAGGGCAGCGATTTAATTAATCAAAAGAAAAAGCATGTGCAGGACCCTTACTCGTTCCGGTGCATACCCCAGGTCCATGGCGCCAGCCTCGATGCAATCAATCATGTAACCGGTATTATCCTTACCGAGGTGAACAGCGTGACCGATAACCCTAATGTTTTCCCGGAAGACGATGCCATCATTTCAGGCGGGAACTTTCACGGACAACCGTTGGCCTTATCACTAGACTATCTGGCGATGGCGTTGGCCGAACTGGGAAGCATCTCAGAACGAAGGATATATCAACTAATTTCTGGTTCACGCGACTTACCGAATTACCTCGTGGCCAATCCGGGTATTAATTCAGGTATGATGATTCCTCAGTATACTGCGGCCTCACTGGTAAGCCAGAACAAACAACTCTGCACGCCCGCTTCGGTTGATTCAATTGTGTCGTCCAACGGGCAGGAAGACCACGTAAGTATGGGCGCTAACGCAGCCACCAAAGCTCACCGGGTTGTTAATAACCTCTATTCAATATTGGCCATCGAATTGACCGTGGCTGCACAAGCGCTGCATTTCCGCAGGCCGTCAAAAACATCCCCTAAACTTGAGAAAATTGTAGATACTTTCAGGCAGGCTGTTCCGTTTGTAGAAGAAGATCGCGTTCTGCACCACGACCTGGTGAGTGCCGAACGGTTTATTCGCGAATTAAACATTTCATGA
- the hisS gene encoding histidine--tRNA ligase, with amino-acid sequence MEKPALPKGTRDFGPSVMAKRQFILTTIRTVFQKYGFQPLETPAMENLSTLTGKYGDEGDQLLFKILNSGDFLKDVDKDKLETRNSKSIVAEISEKGLRYDLTVPFARYVVMNRHEISLPFKRYQIQPVWRADRPQKGRYREFYQCDADVVGTDSLICEAEIVLMIKEVMHKLNINNYSIKINHRGVLNGIAEVLGAVRKVNDLFVAIDKLDKIGEAGVRNELTEKGFLANQIDRLFNLLSTKGTNREKLDALKTTFTQSTAGLKGTSDLIEVLDLLNQYQADDEHVEFDIALARGLSYYTGCIFEVKINDVAIGSVSGGGRYDNLTQAFGSKEQLSGVGISFGIDRLYDAMEELKLFPKETLSSSKVLVCHFDESTRSYGLSLLTKLREAGINCEIYPDVTKLKKQLDYANKKMIAFCLVVGEEEMKSGDLTIKNMQSGEQEKLTINNIIHKLTY; translated from the coding sequence ATGGAAAAACCTGCTTTACCGAAAGGAACACGCGATTTCGGGCCTTCTGTAATGGCTAAGCGCCAGTTTATTCTCACCACCATCCGCACGGTATTTCAAAAGTATGGTTTTCAGCCATTGGAGACCCCCGCCATGGAAAACCTCAGCACCCTGACAGGAAAGTATGGTGATGAAGGAGATCAGCTTTTATTCAAAATCCTGAATAGCGGAGACTTTCTGAAAGATGTGGATAAAGACAAGCTCGAAACACGAAACTCAAAAAGTATTGTAGCAGAAATTTCTGAAAAAGGCCTTCGTTACGACCTCACGGTTCCGTTTGCCCGCTACGTGGTGATGAACCGGCATGAAATATCGTTGCCCTTTAAACGCTATCAAATTCAGCCTGTTTGGCGGGCTGATCGTCCGCAGAAAGGCAGGTACCGGGAGTTTTATCAATGCGATGCCGATGTGGTGGGTACTGATTCACTGATCTGCGAAGCTGAGATCGTGTTGATGATTAAAGAAGTAATGCACAAACTTAACATCAACAACTATTCGATTAAGATTAATCATCGTGGTGTGCTGAATGGGATTGCCGAAGTTTTAGGTGCTGTCAGGAAAGTGAATGATCTTTTTGTGGCCATCGATAAACTCGATAAAATTGGTGAAGCTGGTGTGCGCAATGAATTGACTGAAAAAGGTTTTTTGGCAAATCAAATCGATAGATTGTTTAACCTGCTCAGCACAAAAGGAACTAACCGTGAGAAGCTTGACGCGCTGAAAACAACATTCACCCAATCAACAGCAGGTTTAAAAGGTACAAGTGATCTGATAGAAGTTTTAGATTTACTCAACCAGTACCAGGCAGATGATGAACATGTTGAATTTGACATTGCGCTGGCCCGCGGCCTCAGTTATTATACGGGCTGCATTTTTGAAGTGAAGATTAACGATGTGGCCATTGGCAGTGTAAGCGGTGGCGGCCGGTACGATAACCTTACGCAAGCTTTCGGCTCGAAAGAACAATTGTCGGGTGTAGGAATTTCTTTTGGTATTGATCGTCTGTACGATGCGATGGAGGAACTGAAATTGTTTCCGAAAGAAACATTGTCGTCATCGAAAGTTCTTGTTTGTCATTTTGATGAATCAACCCGCTCCTATGGCTTGTCGCTGCTCACAAAACTAAGGGAAGCCGGAATTAACTGTGAAATCTATCCGGATGTAACCAAACTTAAAAAGCAGTTGGATTATGCCAACAAGAAAATGATTGCGTTTTGCCTGGTAGTGGGCGAAGAAGAAATGAAGAGCGGAGATCTCACCATCAAAAACATGCAAAGCGGAGAGCAGGAAAAACTTACCATCAACAACATCATTCATAAACTCACATACTAA
- the xth gene encoding exodeoxyribonuclease III, with amino-acid sequence MAPLNLVCWNVNGIRSIIKKDFLKDVKAMAPDMLCLQETKASVEDVKSVLELMPEYKGYINSSKARQGYSGTAILTKTEPVSVTYDMAIEEHDQEGRVVTAEFESFFLVTVYTPNAGEGLKRLDYRAQWDEEFRKYVVGLNRRKPVIICGDLNVAHQPIDIARAKDNYNKSAGYTQIEIDGFQKLLDAGFVDTFRHFHPEAVKYTYWNYMFNARARNVGWRIDYFLASKLLVDKIKSATIYNEYYGSDHCPIGLTIQV; translated from the coding sequence ATGGCTCCTTTGAATCTTGTTTGCTGGAATGTAAATGGCATCCGTTCGATTATTAAAAAGGATTTTTTAAAAGATGTAAAAGCCATGGCACCCGATATGCTATGCCTTCAGGAAACCAAGGCTTCGGTAGAGGATGTTAAATCGGTGTTGGAGCTCATGCCCGAGTACAAAGGCTATATCAATTCATCCAAAGCGCGGCAAGGTTATTCCGGCACGGCTATTCTAACCAAGACAGAACCGGTTTCAGTTACCTACGATATGGCCATTGAAGAACATGACCAGGAGGGCAGGGTAGTAACGGCTGAGTTTGAGTCGTTTTTCCTGGTTACCGTTTACACACCCAATGCAGGTGAAGGATTGAAAAGACTGGATTATCGTGCTCAATGGGATGAGGAATTCCGTAAGTATGTGGTTGGTTTGAACCGCAGAAAGCCAGTTATTATTTGCGGTGACCTGAATGTGGCACACCAACCGATTGATATTGCACGGGCAAAAGATAACTACAACAAGTCAGCCGGCTATACCCAAATTGAAATTGATGGCTTTCAAAAATTATTGGATGCCGGGTTTGTTGATACCTTCCGGCATTTTCATCCGGAGGCGGTAAAGTATACCTATTGGAATTATATGTTCAATGCACGCGCACGAAACGTGGGATGGAGAATAGATTATTTTCTGGCCAGTAAATTATTGGTGGATAAAATCAAATCAGCAACAATTTACAATGAGTACTACGGGTCCGATCATTGCCCGATAGGGCTTACCATTCAGGTTTAA
- the murA gene encoding UDP-N-acetylglucosamine 1-carboxyvinyltransferase: MSIFRIKGGKKLKGEITPQGAKNEALQIICAVLLTDQPVTIHNIPDIRDVNKLIELVCDLGCQVEKLDTGSYRFTAKTIHTEFLETDAYRTKAAALRGSVMLLGPILARYGKANIPKPGGDKIGRRRLDTHFIGFQKLGAEFNFESNDQLFHIDASHLKGTYMLLDEASVTGTANIIMAAVLAKGTTTIYNAACEPYLQQLCLMLNRMGAKISGIGSNLISIEGVEKLNGTEHTLLPDMIEIGSFIGLAAMTQSEITIKNCRIDMLGMIPDVFKKLGIKMEFRGDDIHIPAQANYEIETFIDGSILTVADAPWPGFTPDLISIVLVVATQAKGTVLIHQKMFESRLFFVDKLIDMGAQIILNDPHRATVIGLDRKHPLRGIKMASPDIRAGVALLIAALSANGVSEISSIDQIDRGYQNIDGRLKSLGADIERIN, from the coding sequence ATGAGTATATTCCGAATTAAGGGCGGTAAAAAACTGAAAGGTGAAATTACACCGCAAGGTGCCAAGAACGAAGCGCTTCAAATTATTTGTGCCGTACTCCTTACCGATCAACCGGTAACCATACACAATATTCCTGATATTCGTGATGTCAACAAACTGATTGAGTTAGTATGTGATTTAGGTTGCCAGGTTGAAAAACTTGACACTGGTTCATATCGTTTTACGGCCAAAACTATCCACACAGAATTTTTAGAAACCGATGCCTATCGTACGAAAGCAGCAGCCCTTCGCGGCTCGGTTATGTTACTCGGCCCCATATTAGCCCGCTACGGAAAAGCCAACATACCTAAACCCGGTGGCGATAAAATCGGGAGAAGAAGATTGGATACTCACTTTATCGGATTTCAAAAACTGGGAGCCGAATTCAATTTCGAATCGAACGATCAGCTATTTCACATTGATGCCAGTCACCTGAAGGGCACGTACATGCTGTTGGATGAGGCTTCTGTTACCGGAACGGCCAACATTATTATGGCGGCTGTGTTGGCAAAAGGCACAACAACTATTTATAATGCAGCATGCGAGCCCTACCTTCAACAACTTTGCCTGATGCTTAACCGCATGGGTGCAAAAATCAGTGGCATCGGCTCCAACCTGATTAGTATTGAAGGTGTTGAAAAATTAAACGGCACCGAGCATACCCTGCTGCCCGACATGATTGAGATTGGTAGCTTCATTGGCCTTGCGGCTATGACGCAATCGGAAATTACCATTAAAAATTGCCGTATTGATATGCTGGGCATGATACCCGATGTTTTTAAAAAGCTGGGCATTAAAATGGAGTTCAGGGGTGATGATATCCACATTCCCGCACAAGCGAATTATGAAATCGAAACCTTTATCGATGGCTCAATCTTAACTGTTGCCGATGCCCCCTGGCCGGGCTTTACTCCCGATTTGATCAGTATAGTTTTGGTAGTGGCTACACAAGCCAAGGGAACGGTACTCATCCACCAGAAGATGTTTGAAAGCCGGCTCTTCTTTGTAGATAAACTGATCGACATGGGCGCACAGATTATTTTGAATGATCCGCATCGTGCTACTGTAATTGGTTTAGATCGCAAACATCCGTTGCGTGGAATAAAAATGGCTTCCCCCGATATTCGCGCTGGGGTAGCCTTACTGATTGCAGCACTATCTGCCAATGGTGTTAGTGAAATTTCCAGTATCGACCAAATTGACCGGGGTTATCAAAATATTGATGGACGGTTGAAATCCTTAGGTGCTGACATTGAACGAATAAACTGA